Proteins from one Caulobacter sp. 73W genomic window:
- a CDS encoding argininosuccinate synthase: MAADKPIKKVVLAYSGGLDTSIILKWLQTEYGAEVVTFTADLGQGEELEPARKKAELLGIKPENIFIEDVREEFVRDFVFPMFRANAVYEGVYLLGTSIARPLIAQKQIEIARKVGADAVCHGATGKGNDQVRFELGYYGLEPDIHVIAPWREWDFKSREALLEFAEKHQIPIAKDKRGEAPFSVDANLLHSSSEGKVLEDPAVEAPEFVHMRTIAPEDAPDKPHVFTIDFEKGDPVAIDGVKLSPAALLTKLNELGHDNGVGRLDLVENRFVGMKSRGVYETPGGTILLAAHRGMESITLDRGAMHLKDELMPKYASLIYNGFWFSPEREMLQAAIDLSQKNVTGQVRVKLYKGNVTVIGRTSPYSLYDQDLVTFEEGKVAYDHRDAGGFIKLNALRLRVLAKRDKRGGQ; this comes from the coding sequence ATGGCCGCCGACAAGCCGATCAAGAAAGTGGTCCTCGCCTATTCCGGCGGCCTGGACACCTCGATCATCCTGAAGTGGCTGCAGACCGAGTACGGCGCGGAGGTCGTGACCTTCACCGCCGACCTCGGCCAGGGCGAGGAGCTTGAGCCGGCCCGCAAGAAGGCCGAGTTGCTGGGCATCAAGCCCGAGAACATCTTCATCGAGGACGTGCGCGAGGAGTTCGTGCGCGATTTCGTGTTCCCGATGTTCCGCGCCAACGCCGTCTATGAGGGCGTCTACCTGCTGGGCACCTCTATCGCCCGCCCGCTGATCGCCCAGAAGCAGATCGAGATCGCCCGCAAGGTCGGCGCCGACGCCGTCTGCCACGGCGCCACCGGCAAGGGTAACGACCAGGTCCGCTTCGAGCTCGGCTATTACGGCCTGGAGCCCGACATCCACGTGATCGCCCCCTGGCGCGAGTGGGACTTCAAGAGCCGCGAGGCCCTGCTGGAGTTCGCCGAGAAGCATCAGATTCCGATCGCCAAGGACAAGCGCGGCGAAGCGCCGTTCAGCGTCGACGCCAACCTGCTGCACTCCTCGTCCGAAGGTAAGGTCCTCGAGGACCCGGCCGTTGAGGCGCCGGAATTCGTGCACATGCGCACGATCGCCCCGGAAGACGCGCCCGATAAGCCGCACGTCTTCACCATCGACTTCGAAAAGGGCGATCCGGTCGCGATCGACGGCGTGAAGCTGTCGCCGGCCGCCCTGCTGACCAAGCTGAACGAGCTGGGCCACGACAACGGCGTCGGCCGTCTGGACCTGGTCGAGAACCGCTTCGTGGGCATGAAGTCGCGCGGCGTCTACGAGACCCCGGGCGGCACCATCCTGCTGGCCGCCCACCGCGGCATGGAAAGCATCACCCTCGACCGGGGCGCCATGCACCTGAAGGACGAGCTGATGCCCAAGTACGCATCGCTCATCTACAACGGCTTCTGGTTCTCGCCGGAACGCGAGATGCTGCAGGCGGCCATCGACCTGTCGCAGAAGAACGTCACCGGCCAGGTGCGCGTGAAGCTGTACAAGGGCAACGTGACCGTCATCGGCCGCACCAGCCCCTACAGCCTGTATGACCAGGACCTGGTGACCTTCGAAGAAGGCAAGGTGGCCTACGACCACCGCGACGCCGGCGGCTTCATCAAGCTCAACGCCCTGCGCCTGCGCGTCCTGGCCAAGCGCGACAAGCGCGGCGGCCAGTAA
- a CDS encoding KTSC domain-containing protein, which yields MHVDSTAISAIDYETEHGKLFVRFIDGDEYVYVGVPERVRDAFVRAPSKGRFFQRMIRDRYPYNRCA from the coding sequence ATGCATGTGGACTCAACCGCCATTTCCGCCATCGACTACGAGACCGAGCACGGCAAGCTGTTCGTGCGGTTCATCGACGGGGACGAGTACGTCTATGTCGGGGTGCCTGAAAGGGTGCGGGACGCCTTCGTCCGCGCACCCTCCAAGGGTCGGTTCTTCCAGCGGATGATCCGGGATCGCTATCCCTACAACCGCTGCGCCTGA
- a CDS encoding MAPEG family protein gives MQQPHNLVALVTVLSLLLLLWKIVRVGGARAKFGIEAPAVIGHPEFERHFRVQMNMIEGLVIFLPSLWLFAIYWNDLIAAALGAVFLIGRVVYMLAYVKEPKSRSIGFGLQALAMILLLLGATAGAVRALMVTGGV, from the coding sequence ATGCAACAACCCCACAACCTCGTCGCCCTGGTGACGGTGCTATCGCTGCTGCTGCTGCTCTGGAAGATCGTCAGGGTGGGCGGCGCCCGCGCCAAGTTCGGCATCGAAGCGCCGGCCGTGATCGGACATCCGGAATTCGAGCGTCACTTCCGCGTCCAGATGAACATGATCGAGGGGCTGGTGATCTTCCTGCCGTCCCTGTGGCTCTTCGCCATCTACTGGAATGACCTGATCGCCGCCGCGCTGGGCGCTGTCTTCCTGATCGGCCGCGTGGTCTACATGCTGGCCTATGTGAAGGAGCCCAAGAGCCGCAGCATCGGCTTCGGACTGCAGGCGCTGGCCATGATCCTGCTGCTGCTCGGCGCGACGGCCGGCGCGGTGCGGGCGCTGATGGTGACCGGCGGCGTCTAG
- a CDS encoding helix-turn-helix domain-containing protein, protein MPRQAVDPTRAAETKSLRQEAGRWLKTARESAGLTQAGLAERVNLRYYTFISQVESGLGRVPIEMQAAWAEALGLDPKSFACTLLRYYEPELHRLLFTDEPRAQTTREKAAG, encoded by the coding sequence ATGCCGAGACAGGCCGTCGATCCAACACGAGCAGCAGAGACCAAGAGTTTGCGTCAGGAAGCCGGGCGCTGGCTCAAGACCGCACGGGAATCCGCCGGACTGACCCAAGCGGGGCTCGCGGAACGTGTAAACCTTCGCTATTACACCTTCATCTCGCAGGTGGAGAGCGGGCTGGGACGCGTGCCGATCGAAATGCAGGCCGCCTGGGCGGAAGCCCTGGGCCTCGACCCGAAAAGCTTTGCGTGCACCCTGCTGCGGTATTACGAACCCGAACTGCATCGCCTGCTGTTCACGGACGAGCCCCGCGCCCAGACGACGCGGGAAAAGGCGGCAGGCTAA
- a CDS encoding LysE family translocator, with amino-acid sequence MALPVDPARYGAFLSVMAVMAATPGPANLFAIANGAEKGKAAAVIGAIGMNSASLVWFAAAALGLGALVAAFPQVFHLLTLIGAAYVAWLGVKSLIKAWKDRGEPQEEVHVKTGRSAFRDGFMVQIANPKVLLFFTAVLPPFVDVNRPVAPQMAMFAAAAVTMDMISMTSYGLGGAALAARMTEPRFRRIFAVFVGVLLIAAAVLIFQRG; translated from the coding sequence ATGGCTCTTCCAGTCGATCCCGCGCGCTACGGCGCCTTTCTGTCGGTGATGGCCGTGATGGCCGCCACCCCCGGCCCCGCCAACCTGTTCGCCATCGCCAACGGCGCGGAAAAGGGCAAGGCCGCCGCCGTGATCGGCGCCATCGGCATGAACAGCGCCTCGCTGGTCTGGTTCGCCGCCGCGGCCCTGGGGCTGGGCGCCCTGGTCGCCGCCTTTCCGCAGGTCTTCCACCTGCTGACCCTGATCGGCGCCGCCTATGTGGCCTGGCTGGGGGTCAAGTCGCTGATCAAGGCGTGGAAGGACAGGGGCGAGCCGCAGGAGGAGGTGCATGTGAAGACCGGGCGGTCGGCGTTTCGCGACGGCTTCATGGTGCAGATCGCCAATCCCAAGGTGCTGCTGTTCTTCACCGCCGTCCTGCCGCCCTTCGTGGACGTGAACCGGCCGGTGGCGCCGCAGATGGCGATGTTCGCGGCCGCGGCGGTGACCATGGATATGATCAGCATGACGTCCTACGGCCTTGGGGGCGCGGCCCTCGCCGCGCGGATGACCGAGCCGAGGTTCCGCCGGATTTTCGCCGTTTTCGTCGGTGTTCTGCTGATTGCGGCCGCCGTGCTCATCTTCCAGCGCGGATAG
- a CDS encoding SDR family NAD(P)-dependent oxidoreductase produces MKLDNTIAAVVTGAASGLGEATARALAAKGVKVAIFDMNEAAGEAVAKDIGGVFCKVNVTSDADVDAGFEKARAAHGQERILVNCAGTGNAIKTASRDKATGETKHFPLDAFDKIIQINLVGTFRCIAKSAKGMLDLEPLEDGERGAIVNTASVAGEDGQVGQAAYSASKGGVIGMTLPIARDLMNDGVRVNTILPGIFNTPLMNGAPENVKAALAASVPFPKRLGNPHEYAQLALTMIECGYFNGEDVRLDGGIRMAPR; encoded by the coding sequence ATGAAGCTCGACAACACCATCGCCGCCGTCGTCACCGGCGCCGCCTCCGGCCTCGGCGAGGCCACCGCCCGCGCCCTCGCGGCCAAGGGCGTCAAGGTCGCCATCTTCGACATGAACGAGGCCGCCGGCGAAGCCGTGGCCAAGGATATCGGCGGCGTGTTCTGCAAGGTCAACGTGACCTCGGACGCCGACGTGGACGCCGGCTTCGAGAAGGCCCGCGCCGCCCACGGCCAGGAGCGGATCCTGGTCAACTGCGCCGGCACTGGCAACGCCATCAAGACCGCCAGCCGCGACAAGGCCACGGGCGAGACCAAGCACTTCCCCCTCGACGCCTTCGACAAGATCATCCAGATCAACCTCGTCGGCACGTTCCGCTGCATCGCCAAGTCGGCCAAGGGCATGCTGGACCTGGAGCCGCTGGAAGACGGCGAGCGCGGCGCCATCGTCAACACCGCCAGCGTGGCGGGCGAGGACGGCCAGGTGGGCCAGGCGGCCTATTCGGCGTCGAAGGGCGGCGTCATCGGCATGACCCTGCCGATCGCCCGCGACCTGATGAACGACGGCGTCCGGGTCAACACCATCCTGCCGGGCATCTTCAACACCCCGCTGATGAACGGCGCGCCCGAGAACGTGAAGGCGGCCCTGGCCGCGTCTGTCCCGTTCCCCAAGCGCCTGGGGAACCCGCACGAATACGCCCAGCTGGCCTTGACCATGATCGAGTGCGGCTACTTCAACGGCGAGGACGTGCGCCTCGACGGCGGCATCCGCATGGCTCCGCGCTAA
- a CDS encoding YkvA family protein — protein MSAQAKPSPDVNQALDPSKALVPAVVRVNEQRVARGFWPKIARTAGKIPFAADALAVFWAARDPATPKKAKALMLAGLAYFVLPTDAIPDILAGVGFTDDAAVMAAMIALVGRHLKASHKQAAREWLEKKGQG, from the coding sequence ATGAGCGCGCAAGCCAAGCCGTCACCCGACGTCAACCAGGCGTTGGATCCGTCAAAAGCGCTGGTTCCGGCCGTCGTGCGCGTGAACGAGCAGCGCGTGGCCCGGGGCTTCTGGCCCAAGATCGCCCGCACCGCCGGAAAGATTCCCTTCGCCGCCGACGCCTTGGCGGTGTTCTGGGCGGCCCGTGATCCAGCCACCCCGAAAAAGGCCAAGGCCCTTATGCTGGCCGGGTTGGCCTATTTCGTCCTGCCCACCGACGCCATTCCCGACATCCTGGCCGGGGTCGGCTTCACCGACGACGCCGCGGTGATGGCGGCCATGATCGCCCTGGTCGGCCGCCACCTGAAGGCCAGCCACAAGCAGGCCGCCCGCGAGTGGCTGGAGAAGAAGGGCCAGGGCTAG
- a CDS encoding MFS transporter — protein sequence MAADGASEEKGASMRTVVAASSAGTAFEWYDFFIFGSLTQVISKTFFAGLNDTAGFIAALALFGTGFAFRPLGALIFGRIGDKAGRKGAFLITVSMMGVATFAIGLLPTYGQVGVVAPILLILLRIVQGLALGGEYGGAAIYVAEHAPSKRRGWATAWIQTSAAFGLLGALAVILITRTTLGETAFAAWGWRIPFLVSAGLLAISIFMRLKLTESPSFQKLKAAGEETKAPFKEAFGEWKNLKLVLLAFFSMMSAQGGVWYTAYFYSQVFLEKFLKVPATTVNAMIMVVTLASAPLYVFFGWLSDKVGRKWVMLGGMVLATALYFPGFHLLTQFANPAMAEAQQRTPVTVTADPAACSLQFDPVGKAAFVTSCDIAKTVLANGGISYGNEAAPAGTVASVRVGQTVIASVEGAGLSPAELKAAKAGVEGRIKAALAAAGYPAIADPARINLVGVFGVLMLFTVAATALYGPMAAALVELFPTRVRYTALSLPYHIGTGWVGGFLPFTAFAIVAASGNIYAGLWYGVFFTVLSAVTTLFFLPETNGRPLDD from the coding sequence ATGGCGGCGGACGGCGCCTCGGAAGAGAAGGGCGCTTCCATGCGCACGGTGGTGGCGGCCTCGTCCGCCGGCACGGCCTTCGAGTGGTACGACTTCTTCATCTTCGGGTCGTTGACCCAGGTGATCTCCAAGACCTTCTTCGCCGGCCTGAACGACACGGCGGGCTTCATCGCCGCCCTGGCCCTGTTCGGGACCGGTTTCGCCTTTCGGCCCCTGGGCGCCCTGATCTTCGGGCGCATCGGCGACAAGGCCGGGCGCAAGGGCGCGTTCCTGATCACGGTGTCGATGATGGGCGTGGCGACCTTCGCCATCGGCCTGCTGCCCACCTATGGCCAGGTCGGGGTCGTCGCGCCGATCCTGCTGATCCTGCTGCGCATCGTTCAGGGCCTGGCCTTGGGCGGCGAGTATGGCGGGGCGGCGATCTATGTGGCCGAGCACGCGCCGTCGAAGCGGCGCGGCTGGGCCACGGCCTGGATCCAAACTTCCGCCGCCTTTGGCCTGCTGGGCGCACTGGCGGTGATCCTGATCACCCGCACGACCCTGGGCGAGACGGCGTTCGCGGCCTGGGGCTGGCGCATTCCGTTCCTGGTCTCGGCCGGCCTGCTGGCGATCTCGATCTTCATGCGCCTGAAGCTGACCGAAAGCCCCAGCTTCCAGAAGCTGAAGGCCGCCGGGGAAGAAACCAAGGCCCCCTTCAAGGAAGCCTTCGGCGAGTGGAAGAACCTGAAGCTGGTCCTGCTGGCCTTCTTCTCGATGATGAGCGCCCAAGGCGGCGTCTGGTACACCGCCTATTTCTACAGCCAGGTGTTCCTGGAGAAGTTCCTCAAGGTCCCCGCCACGACGGTCAACGCCATGATCATGGTGGTGACCCTGGCCAGCGCGCCGCTCTACGTCTTCTTCGGCTGGCTGTCGGACAAGGTCGGCCGCAAGTGGGTGATGCTGGGCGGCATGGTCCTGGCGACGGCGCTCTACTTCCCGGGATTCCACCTGCTGACCCAGTTCGCCAACCCCGCCATGGCCGAGGCGCAGCAGCGCACGCCGGTGACGGTCACGGCCGATCCCGCCGCCTGCTCCCTGCAGTTCGATCCGGTGGGCAAGGCGGCGTTCGTCACCTCCTGCGACATCGCCAAGACCGTGCTGGCCAATGGCGGAATCTCCTATGGCAACGAAGCGGCGCCGGCTGGAACGGTCGCCAGCGTGCGGGTCGGCCAGACCGTCATCGCCTCCGTCGAGGGCGCCGGCCTGTCGCCCGCCGAGCTGAAGGCCGCCAAGGCCGGGGTCGAGGGCCGGATCAAGGCCGCCCTGGCCGCCGCCGGCTATCCGGCCATCGCGGATCCCGCTCGCATCAACCTTGTCGGGGTGTTCGGGGTGCTGATGCTGTTCACCGTCGCGGCCACGGCGCTCTACGGCCCCATGGCGGCGGCTCTGGTGGAGCTGTTCCCGACGCGGGTTCGCTACACGGCCCTGTCGCTGCCCTATCACATCGGCACCGGCTGGGTCGGCGGGTTCCTGCCCTTCACCGCCTTCGCCATCGTGGCGGCGAGCGGGAACATCTATGCGGGGCTCTGGTATGGGGTGTTCTTCACGGTGCTCAGCGCCGTGACGACGTTGTTCTTCCTGCCCGAGACCAATGGACGGCCCCTGGACGACTAA